The Phyllopteryx taeniolatus isolate TA_2022b chromosome 2, UOR_Ptae_1.2, whole genome shotgun sequence nucleotide sequence CGGCGCCGCCGCCGAGTCGGGCTCGCATCTCGGCGGCCGCTCCATGCGCTCGCCTCGCCGCTGCATCCGCCACCAGCAGTCGTGTTTGGGCTTCCCGCTGCCCTGCTGCGACGCCTGCGACACCTGCTACTGCCGTTTCTTCAACGCCATCTGCTACTGCCGACGCGTCGGGCACGCCTGCCCGCCTCAGCGCACCTGATACGTCAAGACGCACGCTCGCCCGCGCTTGACACGGCGCCGGGCCGCCGCCATCTTCTTCTTGCATCCGTGATGGACTTAATGTGCTTCAAATAAACGGAGTAATTAATCTGTTTGTTGTGTCACGCTTTTCGCTTCAGTTTGACCTTGCCTCCCAGACACCAGGGGGCAGTGGCGAGAGGACGCGCAACGAGTCGCTCGGGCTAATGCTAACGTGCCGAGGCAATGTCAGCCAGGcaaaattaaaagaataaaaataaaaaagaataaaagaaaaaaagacttccCACTTTGAAAGAAAATAAGACTTTTAGCTTGGAAAACAAATAATGTGACATCATGATTAAAGTACAAAAGACGGCGAATAAAACAGGATTAGGACGTCGTAAATAAGACATTCTGAGTAAATGTGGTGGAAAGACGACGAATAAGACGCGAGTcagactggcgaccggttcggggcgtggtccgcctttcgcccaaagtcagctgggggtAGGCTgcggcgccccgcgaccctgaccGGGATAAGCGCCGTTGCAAATAGATGGACGTGAATAAAACACGGTGACGAGGAAATCTTTGACAGGACGTCGGAAATAAGATGACGCCAATCCTTCTCAGAGAGCGCGtttgtggtttttgaagcttttATTGTGTTCAGTTGGAGGCGACGATCTGGTCCATCCAGGCGCGGAGCTCGGTGACGCGGGCGTAGACGCCGGGCATGGTGGGCGTGCACGTTCCGCTGCCCCAGGACACGATGCCCGCCAGGGTCCAGGCGCCCGCCTTCTGGCAGACCAGGGGGCCGCCAGAGTCGCCCTGCAAAAAGACAGAGTACCGATTAACAAATAGTAGCGCCAAAGAGTCGCGGTGAAGGGCTTGGCACTAGATATTTGTGATTCAAGACTCCGTGTCAGTGGAGACCGAGAAGATACTTGTTGGTGGTACGCATTAAGTAGTGGGCTTTCTTTGGTCGAGACTTGGCACTGGACGCTCGGAACGAGACATTTGGACTCAGACACTCGGTAGTACTAGCCACAAGAATTGGTACTGCGGACTTGGCAGTAGACACTTGATACTAGTTGGCATTTGATTGTAGACACTTGAAAGTGGAGCTCTCCCCACCACGCGGGAGGTTTATGTTTCTGTTTGGGGATCTCGGGTCAGCTTAGGGTTCCGCCCACCATGCAGGATGAAGCTCCGGAGGCTCCGGCGCAGATCATCAGGTTGCTGATCTTGTTGCCCCAGTATCTCCGGCACTGCTCATTGGTCAGCAGCGGCAGGGAGGCCTGCTGGAGGAGGGCCGGCGTGTCGGGGGCTGAAACACAACAACGGGGTCGGGTTAGGGTCACGCGGCACTGTGGGCGGCGGGCGTCTCCTGACCGTTGTGTCGGGTCAGCCCCCAGCCGGAGGTGACGCAATTCACGCCGCCGAGGAAGTCGTCGCCGGCTTGGGCCACGCAGACGGGCGACACGCGCATGTTCATCTGGGCGGGGCCGGCCAGCTTGATGAGCAGGATGTCGTTGTTGATGGTGTAGCCGTTGTAGCGGGGGTGCTTGAACACCTGCCGGGCGGAAAGGAAGCCGCAGCGTCGACACGAAATTCTAACGACGCAAACGGAGCGGCGGTCTCACCTTGCCCACCCTCATGACCTGGGTGTCCTCGCCAGCGGACGAGCGGTCGTGCTCACCCAGAACCACGCGGTGGGAAGTCCTGCACCCGCAAAGACCAAAGCCAGTTGTCAATCGAcacaatcaataatcaataaaatttaCTCATTCTTTCAGCCAACGAGTCGAAGCGGAAACTCGGCCaatcgacggctcgtatctcgaaaaaaccCCTAAGTCGAATCGCTTATACttccggctcggcgcctgtacgttggggttcaccccagaaGACGGAAGGGtcgcctccctctgccttcgggtggggggacgggtcctgactgctGTTTGTGCTTATGCACTAAACAGCTGtccagagtacccacccttttggggtccttggagggggtgctggagagcgctcccccTGGGAACTCCCACGTTcttctgggggacttcaacaCTCAGTGGGCAAT carries:
- the LOC133469132 gene encoding chymotrypsin A-like, which encodes MGFLWILSCLAFVGAAYGCGSPAIAPVITGYSRIVNGEEAVPHSWPWQVSLQDYTGFHFCGGSLINENWAVTAAHCNVRTSHRVVLGEHDRSSAGEDTQVMRVGKVFKHPRYNGYTINNDILLIKLAGPAQMNMRVSPVCVAQAGDDFLGGVNCVTSGWGLTRHNAPDTPALLQQASLPLLTNEQCRRYWGNKISNLMICAGASGASSCMGDSGGPLVCQKAGAWTLAGIVSWGSGTCTPTMPGVYARVTELRAWMDQIVASN